One stretch of Hydrogenovibrio kuenenii DSM 12350 DNA includes these proteins:
- a CDS encoding outer membrane beta-barrel protein — translation MAKTILISRFSKHLTGIAFGWILTSSFNNAYATTSFIPPLPEPPKVTAIKITAHPQKKQTAPVTTLHKRAPKVLNEYWGLSYNFLSVENPGIEATSPKVFMINVGHHLDDSLAVEASMAVPSSDQTVTWNGQSANQKVSVLFTLQLRKGFINIKGVEAYGLFGVAYSNLSTAVIQNNTLQQATRESADIAYGLGVRSRLGLSNMTGHMEYNRLLGQPQFGLSSLSLGVNYYF, via the coding sequence ATGGCAAAAACAATTCTGATCTCTAGATTTTCAAAGCATTTAACGGGCATAGCATTCGGTTGGATTTTAACAAGCTCATTTAACAATGCTTACGCAACCACCTCCTTTATTCCACCACTACCGGAACCACCAAAAGTTACCGCTATCAAAATAACGGCACATCCACAAAAAAAGCAAACGGCTCCAGTTACGACCTTACACAAACGCGCCCCTAAAGTACTCAACGAATATTGGGGACTGAGTTACAACTTTCTAAGTGTAGAAAACCCAGGCATTGAAGCTACCAGTCCAAAAGTATTTATGATCAATGTCGGACATCATTTGGATGATTCTTTGGCTGTTGAAGCAAGTATGGCGGTGCCAAGTTCGGATCAAACCGTGACTTGGAATGGGCAATCTGCCAATCAAAAAGTGAGTGTCTTATTTACTTTACAGCTACGTAAAGGGTTTATTAACATCAAAGGCGTTGAAGCTTATGGATTATTTGGTGTTGCCTATAGCAACCTATCGACAGCCGTTATTCAAAACAATACTTTGCAACAAGCCACCAGAGAATCAGCTGATATTGCTTATGGATTAGGGGTTCGTTCGAGGCTAGGTTTATCTAATATGACGGGACACATGGAGTACAATCGACTGTTGGGTCAACCTCAATTCGGATTATCTAGTTTGTCATTGGGTGTGAACTATTATTTTTAA
- the rdgB gene encoding RdgB/HAM1 family non-canonical purine NTP pyrophosphatase, with protein MKELVLATGNAGKLKEMQHILEPLGFEVRPQSDFFQDEAVEDGLSFIENALIKARFASEKTGLPAIADDSGLEVPVLQGQPGIFSARYAEGYKGQSASDALNNEKLLETMQGKTEREACYYCAMVFVEHAKDPTPKIGLGQWCGRLLDAPQGTGGFGYDPLVWFDAFDCTAAELSKEQKNQVSHRAQALQALMAQFNPS; from the coding sequence ATGAAAGAACTTGTTTTGGCAACCGGCAATGCCGGTAAGTTAAAAGAAATGCAGCATATCCTTGAACCTTTAGGGTTTGAAGTACGTCCACAGTCCGACTTCTTTCAAGATGAAGCAGTTGAAGATGGCCTAAGCTTTATTGAAAACGCGTTGATTAAAGCGCGCTTTGCTAGTGAAAAAACCGGATTGCCTGCCATAGCAGATGACTCTGGTTTAGAGGTTCCTGTTTTGCAGGGCCAGCCTGGTATTTTTTCTGCACGTTATGCCGAAGGATACAAAGGTCAGTCAGCATCGGATGCTTTAAATAATGAAAAGTTGTTAGAGACGATGCAAGGTAAAACAGAGCGCGAAGCTTGTTATTATTGTGCAATGGTTTTTGTTGAGCATGCTAAAGACCCAACACCTAAAATTGGCTTAGGGCAATGGTGTGGTCGCTTGCTGGATGCACCACAAGGCACGGGTGGGTTCGGCTATGATCCATTGGTGTGGTTTGATGCATTTGACTGTACGGCAGCAGAATTATCTAAAGAACAAAAAAACCAAGTCAGTCATCGCGCGCAAGCATTGCAAGCCTTGATGGCGCAGTTTAATCCATCTTGA
- the rph gene encoding ribonuclease PH — MRPSGRQTNEMRQVRLTKNFTKHAEGSVLIEFGDTKVICTATVEEKVPPFLKGKNQGWVTAEYGMLPRSTGSRMRREASAGKQGGRTVEIQRLIGRSLRAGVDLVKLGERSITIDCDVIQADGGTRTASITGGFAAMALAIDTLVKNGTLSENPLIQNVASVSVGVYQGTPVLDLDYAEDSNAETDMNLVMTEDGRFIEVQGTAESEPYSMEEMNAMIALGAKGIQELIEKQKAMLAE; from the coding sequence ATGAGACCAAGTGGCCGCCAAACAAATGAAATGAGACAAGTTCGATTAACGAAGAACTTCACGAAACATGCTGAAGGCTCTGTGTTAATTGAGTTTGGCGATACCAAAGTGATTTGTACCGCCACGGTTGAAGAAAAAGTACCACCGTTTTTAAAAGGTAAAAACCAAGGTTGGGTAACGGCTGAATATGGCATGTTGCCTCGTTCAACTGGTTCTCGCATGCGTCGTGAAGCCAGTGCAGGCAAGCAAGGTGGACGAACGGTTGAGATTCAGCGTTTGATAGGTCGCTCATTAAGAGCAGGTGTGGATCTTGTGAAATTGGGCGAGCGTAGCATTACGATTGACTGTGATGTTATTCAGGCAGACGGTGGTACACGTACAGCATCGATTACAGGTGGCTTTGCGGCGATGGCTTTAGCGATTGATACTTTAGTCAAAAATGGCACCTTGAGCGAAAACCCATTGATTCAAAACGTTGCCTCTGTTTCGGTTGGTGTTTATCAAGGTACGCCTGTGTTGGACTTAGATTATGCAGAAGACTCTAATGCAGAAACGGATATGAACTTAGTGATGACTGAAGATGGCCGTTTTATCGAAGTTCAAGGTACGGCAGAATCTGAACCTTATTCGATGGAAGAAATGAATGCAATGATTGCCTTAGGCGCTAAGGGCATTCAAGAGCTGATTGAAAAACAAAAAGCAATGTTAGCCGAGTAA
- a CDS encoding YicC/YloC family endoribonuclease, translated as MKSMTAFARIEQQYDWGKISWELRSVNQRYLEIYLKMAENLKTVEMPARELIKKSVGRGKLEGSLQVTLNEAAESFHVDINLVNQLVKSIESVQQSLPEATQVNPLDILKWPGILQTQQNSLSPEALNTAILDCLQQALDQLNEARTREGKALATILSEKTEQMHQEIEKVKTIYPQALQHHTEALKQRIAELAGQVDDHRFHQEVAIIAQKADIAEEIERLETHLTEVSRLLSAKNGVVGRRLDFLMQELNREANTLGSKAIDPQLTQASVECKVLIEQMREQIQNIE; from the coding sequence ATGAAAAGCATGACAGCCTTTGCCAGAATAGAGCAACAATATGATTGGGGGAAAATCAGTTGGGAGCTGCGTAGCGTCAACCAACGCTATTTAGAAATCTACCTAAAAATGGCAGAGAACCTTAAAACCGTAGAAATGCCGGCACGAGAACTCATTAAAAAATCGGTTGGCCGAGGCAAATTAGAAGGTTCGCTACAAGTTACTCTCAATGAAGCGGCTGAAAGTTTTCACGTGGATATTAACCTAGTCAATCAACTCGTCAAATCCATCGAATCCGTGCAACAATCCTTACCAGAAGCCACACAAGTCAACCCATTAGATATATTGAAGTGGCCGGGCATATTACAAACACAACAAAATTCACTTTCACCAGAAGCCTTAAACACCGCCATTCTTGACTGCTTACAACAAGCACTTGATCAGTTAAATGAAGCCCGCACTAGAGAAGGCAAAGCTCTTGCCACCATCTTGTCAGAAAAAACTGAACAAATGCACCAAGAAATTGAGAAGGTCAAAACCATTTATCCACAAGCGTTGCAACACCACACAGAAGCTTTAAAGCAACGCATTGCAGAACTCGCAGGACAAGTGGATGATCATCGCTTTCATCAAGAAGTCGCCATCATTGCGCAGAAAGCAGATATTGCAGAGGAAATTGAACGTCTAGAAACCCACTTAACCGAAGTCTCTCGCCTGTTAAGCGCAAAAAATGGCGTGGTCGGTAGGCGCTTAGATTTCTTAATGCAAGAACTCAATCGAGAAGCAAATACTTTAGGCTCAAAAGCTATTGATCCACAATTGACTCAAGCCAGTGTGGAATGCAAAGTTTTAATCGAGCAAATGCGAGAACAAATCCAAAATATAGAATGA
- a CDS encoding penicillin-binding protein 1A: protein MSDELRNDDYYDRQAPEQETPPPEKKKRGFFKRFFWFSFFSGSAAFLAGAIYYTITIYPTLPDASSLKDVSYQVPLKILTSDGKLISEIGTKKRIPLDYTQIPERMTQAIVSAEDEDFFKHGGVDFKGLARAVYELVTTGHKKSGGSTITMQVARNFFLTKKKTYLRKLNEIILSYKIEHQISKEEILALYLNKIFLGYRSYGVAAAAQTYYGKDIKNLSLDEYAMIAGLPKAPSRYNPIYNPERAKLRRNYVLKRMYKNHYITEQEMEQAIEVPVHAKLTGSRIDVEAGYVAEMARDFAIEHFGDDALKNGLTITTTLSSHLQDVANKSVRDGLQDYERRHGYRGAITHFAPTIMIDKAQLLSKLNDLKTFASLDVGAVTATTDDDATVLLEDGSETHLSLDSIKWAKPYINVNKTGDTPEKITDVLTVGDAIYLQLTDNGWELAQNPKTEAALISIDPDNGSIKALVGGYDFFRSKFNRAIQARRQVGSNIKPFLYSSALEDNMTAASIINDAPVVFHDASLEDVWRPENYSGRFYGPTRLRVALMHSRNLVSIRLLQHVGISYAIKYIERFGFPKEQLNLHRDLSLALGSVQFTPEEVVRGYATFANGGYLIKPFLIDKVQNFDGNVIYQANPKKACSVQCTPDDPTTAPEIITPQNAYIMTTMMQDVINHGTARAARVLNRKDIAGKTGTTNDQKDAWFSGFNPHIATSVWVGFDQPSTLGRNEFAGRAALPIWIDFMRQALKPYPNVPFAIPDGLVNVPIDKTTGNAVPADTPGAFFEVFREGHAPKVPNVSEKNIEEMTQKLFQ from the coding sequence ATGTCTGATGAACTGCGCAACGACGATTACTACGATCGCCAAGCACCCGAACAAGAAACGCCACCGCCTGAGAAAAAAAAGCGTGGTTTCTTCAAAAGATTTTTCTGGTTTAGCTTCTTTTCTGGTTCTGCCGCTTTCTTAGCAGGTGCAATTTATTACACTATAACCATTTATCCAACCCTTCCAGATGCGTCTTCCTTGAAAGATGTCTCTTACCAGGTGCCGTTAAAAATTCTGACCTCAGATGGCAAACTGATTAGTGAGATTGGCACCAAGAAACGTATCCCACTGGATTACACTCAAATCCCAGAGCGCATGACACAAGCCATCGTTTCTGCTGAAGATGAAGATTTCTTTAAGCATGGCGGCGTAGATTTTAAAGGGCTTGCTCGTGCCGTTTATGAGTTGGTAACAACAGGACATAAAAAATCTGGTGGTTCCACCATCACAATGCAGGTGGCAAGAAACTTTTTCCTAACAAAGAAAAAGACTTACTTGCGAAAACTGAATGAAATCATTCTGTCTTACAAAATTGAGCACCAAATCAGTAAAGAAGAAATACTTGCTCTCTACCTAAACAAAATCTTCCTGGGTTATCGCTCTTATGGAGTTGCTGCTGCTGCACAAACCTACTATGGGAAAGACATTAAAAATCTATCTTTAGATGAATATGCCATGATTGCCGGGCTACCAAAAGCCCCTTCTCGTTATAACCCAATTTACAATCCGGAAAGAGCTAAGCTGCGTCGTAACTATGTACTCAAACGCATGTACAAAAACCACTACATCACTGAGCAAGAAATGGAACAAGCTATTGAAGTGCCAGTTCATGCCAAACTGACTGGTTCTCGTATTGATGTTGAAGCGGGTTATGTAGCCGAAATGGCTCGTGACTTTGCTATTGAACATTTCGGTGACGATGCTTTAAAAAATGGCCTGACCATTACCACCACGCTTTCCAGCCACCTACAAGATGTGGCTAACAAATCGGTGAGAGATGGCTTACAAGATTACGAAAGACGACATGGTTATCGAGGCGCTATCACGCATTTTGCACCAACAATCATGATAGATAAAGCGCAGTTATTATCCAAACTCAATGACTTGAAAACTTTTGCTTCTTTGGATGTAGGCGCTGTCACCGCAACTACTGACGATGATGCAACCGTACTTCTAGAAGATGGTTCTGAAACTCACTTATCACTTGATAGCATTAAATGGGCTAAGCCTTATATCAATGTGAATAAAACAGGCGATACACCAGAAAAAATAACGGATGTACTCACCGTAGGGGATGCCATTTATTTGCAATTAACTGATAACGGTTGGGAACTAGCACAAAACCCAAAAACCGAAGCAGCCTTAATTTCGATTGATCCAGATAATGGCAGTATCAAAGCATTGGTTGGCGGTTATGATTTCTTCCGCAGCAAGTTTAACCGAGCAATCCAAGCTCGCCGACAGGTCGGTTCAAATATCAAACCTTTCCTATACTCTAGCGCGTTAGAAGATAACATGACTGCTGCATCGATTATTAATGATGCCCCAGTCGTTTTCCATGATGCTTCGCTAGAAGATGTGTGGCGCCCGGAAAACTACTCTGGCCGTTTTTATGGTCCAACTCGATTAAGAGTTGCTTTGATGCACTCAAGAAACTTGGTTTCTATCCGCTTACTACAGCATGTCGGTATTTCATACGCCATTAAGTACATCGAACGTTTTGGCTTTCCGAAAGAGCAACTTAATTTGCATCGAGACCTATCTTTGGCACTTGGTTCAGTACAATTTACGCCAGAAGAAGTCGTTCGAGGCTACGCAACGTTTGCCAATGGTGGTTATCTCATCAAACCTTTCTTGATCGACAAGGTACAAAATTTCGATGGCAATGTCATTTACCAAGCTAACCCGAAAAAAGCCTGTAGCGTACAGTGCACACCTGATGACCCAACAACTGCACCTGAAATCATCACCCCACAAAACGCTTACATCATGACAACCATGATGCAAGATGTTATCAACCACGGTACTGCCCGAGCTGCTCGCGTATTGAACCGAAAAGACATCGCAGGTAAAACAGGTACCACCAATGACCAAAAAGATGCCTGGTTCTCTGGTTTTAACCCCCATATCGCAACAAGTGTTTGGGTTGGTTTTGATCAACCAAGTACGCTGGGGCGTAACGAATTTGCTGGACGTGCAGCCTTGCCTATTTGGATTGATTTCATGCGACAGGCACTCAAGCCTTACCCAAATGTACCTTTCGCTATCCCAGATGGGTTGGTCAATGTGCCTATCGATAAAACAACTGGGAATGCCGTACCAGCGGATACGCCCGGCGCTTTCTTTGAAGTATTCCGTGAAGGGCACGCACCAAAAGTACCGAATGTTTCCGAAAAAAATATAGAAGAGATGACACAAAAGCTCTTTCAATAG
- a CDS encoding fructosamine kinase family protein: MDWSALSKTLSTEHGLDLKIESASPVGGGDIHQAFHLKTLDDSYFLKVNRTEALPLFQTEAHSLETLLATGVVEAPKPLAYGRVEDKSFLLMTYLQMGFQGDDEQRGKDLALIHHQIQQNKQFGWFEDNYIGHTLQQNTWHTDWIEFYRDARLLPQLELAATQGASSDLINSGSQLAEELPKFFQDYQPEASLLHGDLWGGNSSFLATGEAVFFDPASYYGDRETDLAMTELFGGFSKAFYDGYNEIFPINKGYAMRRPLYQLYHQLNHFNLFGGHYQQQSLHTIESLLKTQPGSF; the protein is encoded by the coding sequence ATGGATTGGTCTGCGCTTTCTAAAACTTTAAGTACCGAACATGGACTAGACCTTAAAATTGAAAGTGCGTCACCTGTTGGCGGCGGTGATATTCACCAAGCCTTTCATCTTAAAACACTCGATGATTCTTACTTCTTAAAAGTGAATCGTACTGAAGCGTTACCTCTATTTCAAACCGAAGCACACAGCCTTGAAACATTACTCGCAACAGGTGTTGTTGAAGCTCCAAAACCTTTGGCTTACGGCAGAGTCGAAGACAAATCTTTCCTATTAATGACTTATTTGCAAATGGGATTTCAAGGAGACGATGAACAACGCGGCAAAGATCTTGCGCTCATTCACCATCAAATTCAGCAAAACAAACAATTCGGTTGGTTTGAAGATAACTATATCGGTCATACCCTACAACAAAATACTTGGCATACCGACTGGATTGAATTTTATCGAGATGCCCGCCTGTTACCGCAACTTGAACTTGCTGCAACTCAAGGAGCAAGTTCTGACTTAATAAATTCCGGCTCGCAATTGGCAGAAGAGCTGCCTAAATTCTTTCAAGACTATCAACCTGAAGCATCATTATTACATGGCGACCTCTGGGGTGGAAACAGCAGCTTCCTTGCAACCGGAGAAGCCGTATTTTTTGATCCTGCTAGCTATTATGGCGATAGAGAAACTGACTTGGCGATGACTGAACTCTTTGGCGGTTTTTCTAAAGCGTTTTACGATGGATACAATGAAATTTTCCCTATCAACAAAGGCTATGCAATGCGCAGGCCTCTGTATCAGCTGTATCATCAACTTAATCACTTCAATCTGTTTGGCGGTCATTACCAACAACAATCGTTACATACCATAGAATCTTTACTCAAAACCCAGCCTGGCAGTTTTTAA